The stretch of DNA accgcaccaaccgaaccgatccaaaccgcattggtttggtttggtttggtttggatgactttttaaaaatcaaccgaaccaaaccgaaccgcatgcatttttatctcgcggttaggatgacttttatgctcaaaaccgaaccaaaccgcaccgcgatcacccctatcaacaatcatgtaaggatactctaaaaccatgttacaagtgcctgaatacacttagaaacatcaacaagaattgctgtcacagaggccttcgctaagcgaagccttagcgagacttggcgaaccacaccaggaagtcacctgctcatggcgagacttggcgagacttggcgagcttcaacgaactattcgctgagcgaaggcttagcgagcctaagcgaacctcacccgggaaccacctgctcatagcgagcttcggcgagatccagcgaacctgttcgctacagcgaacccctggtcgcttagcgaacctcaccagaacagaatatctgttcttgagttatctaaggcggtttaacctcaaatcaactcaaaaattcatctaaacatgttataaattcatataaacagccattccaaacatatatggtatcaaggaacattaatcatcccttccaaacatccaaatacctctaacaatcaaaatcatggcaattacttgagttttaagtaactttctcaaacttttcaaaaatgatccaaacacatacatattcatcatggaatcaaactagtgattaacacatacaaagtgatgatgaaaaacatcagactcacatacaaaagcttaatcaaagtctaaaagaaattgagtgggagagttcgggaacggagacatagacaatctcccccctccttgtcactcaagaatcatgaattctaatctcttaccttaagcaaagatgatgatccaagccttctcttgctcaagctttctcttagccaaaaccctagctcttgctctatcttgcttctactcactcaaactcaagaaatgaagttatgatactattcataagttggacttgctacttatactacttctcatgtgtcatgaaccaagcccaagtggcttaggcccatgcctctcacgccccattaagcccaaaacaaggttctcgcgcctaataacttacgatcggctaaataattattcgtcgctcactaaaataataaaagccaattaataaataaaatacatttaataaaatatacgaatacgaaaaacgggtcgttacattATATCTGACAGCTAGCagacctgatatcatgtttgcagtaggagtttgtgctagatatcaatttgaaccaaagatgagtcatctgactcaagtaaagagaatcttcaaatatgtcaatggaacatgtggctatggaatattatactctcatggtaatgattctaccttagttggctattgtgatgcagattgggcaggaagtgttgatgatagaaagagcacttctggtgcatgtttcttcttgggaagcaatctagtatcttggtttagtaagaagcaaaatagtgtgtctctatccacagctgaagcagaatatatagcagctggtagTAGCTGTTCACAATtattatggatgagacaaatgttgaaggagtatagtgtcgagcaagatgtcatgacactttactgtgataatctgagtgctataaatatttctaaaaacCCTATTcagcatagtaggactaagcacattgatatacgacatcattttataagagagcttgtggaagaaaaaattgttacacttgagcacattgcatctgaagaacagttagcagatatttttacaaaggctTTAGATGcgaatcaatttgaaaaattgagaggcaaacttggaatttacctttttgaagacaaatagcagttacagcatgtAATGCGTGTAACCACCTCTCACCTGTCTCTCCACTTaaagttacacgctaatcaaggaagtttTTATTCAACTTCCCATAACCTctatcaaccacaatcatttaTACTCATCCATTATCTCTCTCATATTCAAGTTCTCTCCAACTTCCTCATCAACATTGTTCTAACTTCTATTTTTCTCAGAAAATTTAATTCAAACATCATGTCTGATTCTGCAAAATCCTCACCAACGATGAATGATGGTGGTCCATTGCTACAACAAATGGTAATCGATGCCATTCCTCTCAGCACCATACCTCCTACAAGTCTGACAAAGAGGAGAAAATCAACTGCAAAGAAGGATAAATCATCATGAACAAGTACAAATCCTTCTTCTCCTGCTTCGATTAAAGATTCAACGCGTAAAAGcaagaaagggaaggttgaatCGAGTAAGCCTTTTACAATGTCTGAGCTTCACATTGATCCACTTCCATCAAGTGGTGTCGCAACGCCTGTCGCTAATCCTGCAGTTGAGAATGTGATCGCACCTGGTAAGACTTCTGTCAATATAGGTCTTAATATGCCAAAATCTGTTAAAACCCTAGATGTAGAGAACCCTGCTATATCtggaaatttggggaaaaaTGTTCCTAACCCCCTATTACtgttgatgctaatattggtgcttctactAAGACCAATGATGAAGTTGCTGCTGAGTCTCTGAAGAAAACAGGTCCTGAGACTCATGCTGCGTCAAGTGTTGTGACACCTGACGCTGAgccaaatgttgtgccagatgttaccacatccttggcacaagaaaaccttgtggactattctgagtctgatgagagtcccaaACCTAAGTCTGCTGATGAAGAGATTGCTGCTGATAAGGATGTTAATGAAAATCCTGATGTTATAATTGTGAATGAAACAACTGTTAGTGATAAGTCTGTTCCTACAAATTCTGAGGCTAGTGTAGCTAGGAGGACttgaagtagggctggtaaaagTGTAGAAACTgctaacacacctgtccaaacacccaaaccatcTAGGGATGGAAAAGGTACTGTAAAAAGCCCctatatggacctccaaaacctgtgaGTAAGGTGGTTCCTAGAACTGAGGAGAAAGGAAAAGCTAAGAAAAGGAAAGCTCCACCAACTAGTGACTCTGAGTTTGaaccagagacagatgttgctgcatctggcagcacatctaggaagagtataggaagaaAGAAAGTTCCTCaatctgttccctatgctcctttggATAATGTGTCATTCCATCTGGAGAATGGGTCTGCTAGATGGAAGTTTGTGTATCACAGGAGGTTGGCTCTAGAAAGGAA from Trifolium pratense cultivar HEN17-A07 linkage group LG5, ARS_RC_1.1, whole genome shotgun sequence encodes:
- the LOC123886451 gene encoding uncharacterized protein LOC123886451, producing MSDSAKSSPTMNDGGPLLQQMVIDAIPLSTIPPTNSTRKSKKGKVESSKPFTMSELHIDPLPSSGVATPVANPAVENVIAPGKTSVNIGLNMPKSVKTLDVENPAISGNLGKNTNDEVAAESLKKTGPETHAASSVVTPDAEPNSADEEIAADKDVNENPDVIIVNETTVSDKSVPTNSEGWKRYCKKPLYGPPKPVSKVVPRTEEKGKAKKRKAPPTSDSEFEPETDNGSARWKFVYHRRLALERNLKEDILQCQSVVEAIEYAASPEYRQVFVRGKCVKFSPTVVNQYLQRNSDEVADLKVTDNEMIADLTEASRALEARKLKIDRVIEALKAEEAAETAEGEPDGQEGVETSGSDDMVEDSDESSSV